A genomic window from Sorex araneus isolate mSorAra2 chromosome 2, mSorAra2.pri, whole genome shotgun sequence includes:
- the CIAO2A gene encoding cytosolic iron-sulfur assembly component 2A isoform X1: MERVSGLLSWTLSRVLRLSGLSERRAARQPRTMEEKALEVYDLIRTIRDPEKPNTLEELEVVTESCVEVQEMNEEDYLVIIRFTPTVPHCSLATLIGLCLRVKLQRCLPFKHKLEIYISEGTHSTEEDINKQINDKERVAAAMENPNLREIVEQCVLEPD; the protein is encoded by the exons ATGGAGCGGGTGTCCGGGCTGCTCTCCTGGACGCTGAGCCGAGTCCTGCGGCTCTCGGGCCTCTCTGAGCGGAGAGCGGCCCGGCAGCCCCGGACCATGGAAGAGAAAGCGCTCGAGGTTTACG ATTTGATCCGTACTATCCGAGACCCGGAGAAGCCCAACACTCTCGAAGAACTGGAAGTGGTAACGGAGAGCTGCGTGGAGGTTCAGGAGATGAATGAGGAAGATTATCTGGTTATTATAAGGTTCACTCCAACAGTACCTCATTGCTCTTTGGCGACTCTTATTG GACTGTGCCTGAGAGTAAAACTTCAGCGTTGTTTACCATTTAAACATAAG TTGGAAATCTACATTTCTGAAGGCACCCACTCCACGGAGGAAGACA TCAACAAGCAGATCAATGACAAGGAGCGAGTGGCAGCTGCCATGGAGAACCCGAACTTACGGGAAATCGTGGAACAGTGCGTCCTCGAGCCTGACTGA
- the CIAO2A gene encoding cytosolic iron-sulfur assembly component 2A isoform X2, whose amino-acid sequence MERVSGLLSWTLSRVLRLSGLSERRAARQPRTMEEKALEVYDLIRTIRDPEKPNTLEELEVVTESCVEVQEMNEEDYLVIIRFTPTVPHCSLATLIVGNLHF is encoded by the exons ATGGAGCGGGTGTCCGGGCTGCTCTCCTGGACGCTGAGCCGAGTCCTGCGGCTCTCGGGCCTCTCTGAGCGGAGAGCGGCCCGGCAGCCCCGGACCATGGAAGAGAAAGCGCTCGAGGTTTACG ATTTGATCCGTACTATCCGAGACCCGGAGAAGCCCAACACTCTCGAAGAACTGGAAGTGGTAACGGAGAGCTGCGTGGAGGTTCAGGAGATGAATGAGGAAGATTATCTGGTTATTATAAGGTTCACTCCAACAGTACCTCATTGCTCTTTGGCGACTCTTATTG TTGGAAATCTACATTTCTGA